In Archocentrus centrarchus isolate MPI-CPG fArcCen1 chromosome 1, fArcCen1, whole genome shotgun sequence, the following proteins share a genomic window:
- the pdcd11 gene encoding protein RRP5 homolog isoform X4 yields MASVEEDFPRGGTAKKPTQSKTVVQRTEADNLFQSNEQAEAKKRKTGAKDDSKKLKKQRAGEKTEAGLTLNAPVKSVEILHAKNVKEGMLMLGCVKEVTDFEVTVSLPSGLQGFFSIKNICDSYTKMLSEQLESADTEDICSLPHLFYPGMVLRCVVVKLDVAKGGSLSIQLSINPKVVNKSLTSATLKTGMVLSGCVESVEDHGYIVDIGISATKAFLPKEAVKFKHNSPEELKVGQYLTSQVEEVKNNGRVAQLSIDATTVAQACAEPQHGWTLTNLLPGLLVNATIKAVTKHGLLLDFLSSFNGLVDFLHMEPEQASSYTKGVQVKARVLYIEPYTRLVGMSLRSHLIHLETGIDLVPAGGERIGDVVKDCKMTAIHHMSGAMLELPDKMLAFVHRNHMKESNEPANENRVFAQPEHTCRILDFSLMEQIHFATLRKSVIAKPFYRYHDLHAGQIVEGTVSVLLSHGMVVRLSDHIKGFVPRTHLSDIVLQDPEKKYFEGMKVKCRVLSVDTENKKLYLTRKKTLIESSLPLFLTYSDTRPGRVSHGYIVSIKDFGCIVRFYNTVKGLVPLGELSSEPIISPEGVFYVGQVLKAKVLQCNPEKEKMVLSFKAVVDKEIEEAPKPQFDCEVGKRLDAKVLKKSLNGLELVILPDEIRAVLPTVHLSDHVSNCPLLWESLQEGDIISNLICLSKNKQNLTLTKKPTVRWSLEEGVVAKDFSEIAVGIQLVGWIKNIMSYGVFVEFPYGLVGLAPKSAMTDKFLSDTTNAFQVGQTVMAKVTNLDEEKRRFLVTLKTSEVLSLQRDAQTRLINGLQERRAVTEMLAMKGNRDLCQQLAALSVGQKLKLTVDAVKDTGAVFKSDDLVGATILANKHHIIGVKLTEGQKVGAVILHVDMLSACVNVSILSKLMGKKKSLAEGLKYTAMVQYIDKDFAVISLDDTAQLTVIQTSGHLNEVFLSESEKLKVGMTLSAEVIDSSCQELKGLPLVSWERSVPKRQRTNSENQAGRGGHCFGEVLRGTVRSVKPTCIQVALEDGSSGSVHVSEVVEPAEVRLGSFPTSSVKMGSAVTTRVIGGREASSHRFLPFSHPKFRYTISELTLIPSKLNESVDLKPVTAKEKLSNYKVGEEITCFVSKFNPDRKSLEVTTDPGVTGTVELLALTADPKDVSHPEKLYKLGQAVRAKVVEASFTPHRFVLSLTGVHKLEKGSITLGMVTNIQPQTGLLVKLPFGGTGTVAVTDIADAYRPNPLAVYSKDQFISCYLLDNENDKWQLSLRPSRLNPEKAKPTKDPEVPSINKLKAGQIVRGYVKSVGEQGVFIRLSRSIIGRAELQHATKYFVKTHKVISEHLPPNTLLTTKILSIDKKEQFVNLSLLSVDTGKPDVLPESLGLTLRLVGEKKKQEKKSKKRPPSESEEIPKKKKKESKKARADDNDSGVEVYFREEDKEDEGKPTGVTPSASGPSRLQVTAGFSWDVGLSSLKPASAAQEEDSSDGEDQEGSTKPQKKSRHELEQEKKEAEKALVHREAELMDPNLRPQDAAAFERLLLASPNSSLLWLQYMAHHLQATQIEQARAVAERALKTISFREEQEKLNVWVALLNLENMYGTEESLKKVSERAVQFCEPMLVYQKLADIYAKSNKIKEAENLYKMMVKRFRQNKEVWLSYGTFLLQQGQSDAASGLLQRALKSLPTKESVDVIAKFAQLEFRYGDVERGRNMFDKVLTSYPKRTDLWSVFIDLMVKHGSQKEIRALFDRVIHLSVSVKKIKFFFKRYLEYEKKHGTPQSIQAVKEKAIEFVEAKGTEATK; encoded by the exons ATGGCATCGGTGGAGGAGGACTTCCCTCGAGGAGGGACAGCAAAAAAGCCAACCCAGAGTAAAACAGTGGTCCAGCGAACAGAAGCGGACAACCTGTTTCAG TCAAACGAGCAAGCTGAAGCTAAGAAAAGAAAGACGGGAGCCAAAGATGACAGCAAAAAGCTCAAGAAGCAAAGGGCAGGTGAAAAAACGGAAGCTGGCCTGACACTTAACGCACCAGTCAAATCTGTGGAAATTCTACATGCTAAG AATGTGAAGGAGGGCATGTTGATGCTAGGGTGTGTGAAAGAGGTGACAGACTTTGAGGTGACGGTCAGCCTGCCTAGTGGCCTGCAAGGCTTCTTCAGCATCAAGAACATCTGCGATTCATACACCAAGATGCTCAGCGAGCAACTGGAGTCAGCTGACACAGAG GACATCTGctctttgcctcacctgttcTACCCCGGCATGGTGCTCAGGTGTGTGGTTGTCAAGTTGGATGTAGCCAAGGGGGGATCGCTTAGCATCCAGCTGTCAATCAACCCGAAAGTGGTCAACAAAAGTCTTACCTCAGCCACTCTGAAAACTGGCATG gtcTTGAGTGGGTGTGTGGAGAGTGTAGAGGATCATGGCTACATCGTTGACATTGGCATCAGTGCAACCAAAGCATTCCTGCCTAAGGAAGCTGTGAAATTCAAACACAACAGTCCTGAAG AGCTGAAAGTGGGTCAGTATTTGACTTCCCAAGTAGAGGAGGTAAAGAACAATGGTCGCGTGGCTCAGCTTTCCATAGACGCGACTACTGTCGCTCAGGCCTGTGCTGAACCCCAGCATGGCTGGACTCTCACCAACCTTCTGCCTGGCCTTCTTGTCAACGCTACCATCAAGGCG GTGACCAAACATGGCCTGCTCCTGGACTTCCTGTCCTCGTTTAATGGCCTGGTGGACTTTCTCCACATGGAGCCAGAACAGGCATCCAGCTACACTAAGGGGGTTCAG gTGAAAGCGCGTGTGCTGTACATTGAGCCATACACTCGTCTGGTGGGAATGAGCCTGCGCAGCCACCTCATTCATCTCGAGACTGGAATTGACCTCGTCCCTGCTGGCGGGGAACGGATTGGTGACGTGGTGAAGGACTGCAAGATGACTGCTATTCACCACATGTCCGGAGCAATGTTGGAACTTCCAGACAAAATGTTGGCCTTTGTACAT CGGAACCACATGAAGGAGTCTAATGAGCCAGCTAATGAAAACAGAGTGTTTGCCCAGCCTGAGCACACCTGCAGGATCCTGGACTTCAGCCTCATGGAACAAATCCATTTTGCTACTTTACGCAA GAGTGTGATTGCGAAACCATTTTACAGATACCACGATCTTCATGCCGGTCAGATTGTGGAG GGGACAGTGTCAGTCCTGCTGAGTCATGGGATGGTGGTGCGTCTGTCTGACCACATTAAAGGTTTCGTACCTCGAACCCATCTGTCTGACATCGTCCTCCAGGATCCAGAGAAAAAGTATTTTGAGGGCATGAAGGTCAAATGCCGG GTGCTGTCTGTGGACACAGAGAATAAGAAGCTGTACCTGACCAGAAAAAAGACTCTCATTGAAAGCTCCCTGCCGTTGTTCCTGACCTATAGCGACACTCGTCCTGGCCGCGTGTCCCACGGCTATATCGTGAGCATAAAAGACTTCGGCTGCATTGTTCGTTTCTACAACACTGTCAAGGGTCTGGTGCCGCTCGGCGAGCTCAGCTCGGAGCCCATCATCAGTCCTGAGGGGGTGTTCTATGTTGGGCAG GTGTTAAAGGCTAAAGTTCTTCAGTGCAATcctgaaaaggaaaagatggTGCTGTCATTTAAGGCAGTGGTGGATAAAGAAATCGAGGAGGCTCCAAAGCCTCAGTTTGACTGTGAGGTGGGGAAG AGGCTGGATGCAAAGGTGCTGAAAAAGTCACTCAACGGTTTGGAATTGGTCATCCTCCCGGATGAGATCCGTGCTGTACTTCCCACAGTCCACCTCTCTGATCACGTGTCCAACTGCCCTTTGTTGTGGGAGAGCCTGCAGGAAGGAGATATCATCTCAAACCTCATCTGTTTAAGCAAGAACAAGCAGAATCTT ACTCTCACCAAGAAACCAACAGTGAGATGGTCACTGGAGGAAGGAGTGGTTGCCAAAGATTTCTCTGAGATCGCAGTTGGAATTCAGCTGGTTGGCTGGATCAAAAACATCATGTCCTATGGCGTCTTTGTGGAGTTTCCATATGGTCTTGTTGGACTTGCACCCAAATCA GCCATGACAGACAAGTTCCTCAGCGACACGACAAATGCCTTCCAGGTGGGCCAGACAGTCATGGCTAAAGTGACCAACCTCGATGAGGAGAAGCGACGATTCCTGGTCACACTGAAGACTTCAGAGGTCCTGTCACTGCAGAGGGATGCTCAGACTAGACTCATTAACGGTCTGCAGGAGAGAAGAGCAGTGACTGAAATGCTGGCTATGAAAG GTAACAGGGATCTTTGCCAGCAGTTGGCTGCTCTGTCTGTTGGGCAGAAGCTGAAGCTGACTGTGGATGCTGTGAAGGACACTGGTGCTGTATTTAAGTCTGATGACTTGGTTGGTGCTACCATTCTGGCCAATAAGCACCACATCATAG GTGTTAAACTGACCGAAGGGCAGAAAGTTGGTGCAGTCATCCTTCATGTTGACATGCTCTCTGCCTGTGTCAATGTTTCCATCCTTTCCAAGCTGATGGGGAAGAAGAAGTCT ttgGCTGAAGGCTTGAAATACACAGCAATGGTGCAGTACATAGACAAAGACTTTGCTGTCATCTCACTGGATGACACggcacagctgactgtgatCCAAACTAGCGGTCACCTGAATGAGGTGTTCCTGTCTGAGTCAGAGAAGCTGAAGGTGGGCATGACTTTGTCGGCTGAAGTTATTGACTCCAGTTGTCAAGAGCTGAAAGGGCTCCCCTTGGTGTCGTGGGAGCGCAGCGTGCCAAAACGACAGCGCACGAACTCAGAAAACCAGGCTGGCAGGGGGGGTCACTGCTTTGGCGAAGTGCTGCGGGGCACGGTGCGGTCAGTAAAACCCACCTGCATTCAGGTTGCCTTAGAGGATGGAAGCTCAGGTAGCGTGCATGTGTCTGAAGTGGTGGAGCCCGCAGAAGTTCGCCTGGGATCTTTTCCCACGTCTTCAGTGAAAATGGGCAGTGCGGTCACCACCAGGGTCATCGGTGGACGGGAAGCCTCCAGTCACAG atttttgcCATTCTCCCATCCCAAATTCAGATACACCATTTCTGAGCTTACTCTGATACCCAG cAAACTGAATGAGAGTGTAGATCTCAAACCAGttacagcaaaagaaaaactgagcaACTACAAGGTTGGGGAGGAAATTACATGCTTTGTATCAAAG TTTAACCCGGACAGAAAGTCTTTGGAAGTCACGACTGATCCTGGTGTCACTGGAACAGTTGAACTGCTGGCACTGACCGCTGATCCTAAA GATGTCAGCCACCCAGAGAAACTGTACAAGCTAGGCCAAGCAGTCCGTGCCAAAGTGGTAGAAGCAAGCTTCACTCCTCATCGCTTTGTGCTGTCACTCACAG GTGTCCATAAACTGGAGAAAGGTAGCATTACTTTGGGGATGGTAACAAATATTCAGCCACAAACTGGCCTCCTGGTCAAACTTCCCTTTGGGGGCACGGGGACTGTTGCTGTCACAGACATTGCTGATGCCTACAGGCCAAACCCACTGGCTGTTTACAGCAAGGACCAGTTTATCAG CTGTTACCTTCTTGATAATGAAAATGACAAGTGGCAGCTATCTCTGCGACCATCAAG GCTGAACCCAGAGAAGGCCAAGCCAACAAAAGACCCAGAAGTGCCGTCTATTAACAAACTCAAGGCAGGCCAGATCGTCAGAGGCTACGTCAAGTCTGTCGGAGAGCAGGGGGTCTTCATCAG GTTGTCAAGAAGCATCATCGGACGAGCTGAGCTCCAGCACGCCACCAAATACTTTGTTAAAACTCACAAGGTCATCTCTGAGCACTTGCCTCCCAACACCCTGCTCACCACAAAAATTCTCAG TATTGACAAAAAGGAGCAGTTTGTCAACCTCTCGCTGCTCTCTGTGGACACCGGGAAACCAGACGTCCTTCCGGAATCTCTTGGTCTGACGCTGCGTCTCgttggagagaagaagaaacaagaGAAGAAGAGCAAGAAGCGCCCACCGTCTGAGAGCGAGGAG AtcccaaagaaaaagaagaaagaatcaAAGAAGGCAAGAGCTGATGATAACGATAGTGGAGTGGAGGTGTACTTCAGAGAAGAGGATAAGGAAGATGAGGGAAAACCTACAGGA GTGACACCCAGTGCATCAGGTCCATCCAGGCTGCAGGTGACAGCAGGTTTCTCTTGGGATGTGGGTCTTAGCTCCCTGAAGCCTGCCTCTGCAGCACAAGAGGAGGACTCGAGTGATGGAGAAGACCAAGAAGGAAGCACCAAG CCCCAGAAGAAGTCTCGTCATGAGCTTGAGCAGGAGAAAAAGGAAGCAGAGAAGGCTTTGGTACACAGAGAGGCTGAACTGATGGATCCAAACCTGCGGCCGCAGGATGCGGCTGCCTTTGAGCGTTTGCTCCTGGCATCACCCAACAGCTCGCTGCTGTGGCTCCAGTACATGGCTCACCATCTGCAGGCCACACAGATCGAGCAGGCCCGTGCTGTGGCTGAGAGGGCCCTCAAAACTATCTCCTTCAG ggaggagcaggagaagcTGAATGTGTGGGTGGCCCTGCTGAACCTGGAGAATATGTACGGCACAGAAGAGAGCCTCAAGAAAGTGTCTGAGCGGGCAGTGCAGTTCTGTGAGCCCATGCTCGTATACCAGAAGCTGGCTGACATCTACGCCAAGTCCAACAAAATCAAG GAGGCAGAGAACCTGTATAAGATGATGGTGAAACGCTTCCGTCAGAATAAAGAAGTGTGGTTAAGCTATGGGACTTTCCTGCTTCAGCAGGGTCAGAGTGATGCTGCCAGTGGTCTCCTGCAGAGGGCGCTGAAGAGTCTACCTACCAAAGAAA GTGTGGATGTGATCGCCAAGTTTGCTCAGCTGGAATTCCGTTACGGTGATGTAGAGAGAGGTCGCAACATGTTTGACAAAGTCCTGACGTCCTACCCAAAACGTACTGACCTATGGTCTGTTTTCATCGACCTCATGGTCAAACATGGATCCCAGAAAGAAATCAG GGCGCTCTTTGATCGAGTGATCCACCTGAGTGTTTCTGTGAAGAAGATCAAATTCTTCTTCAAGCGCTACCTGGAATACGAGAAGAAGCACGGCACCCCTCAGAGCATCCAAGCAGTCAAAGAAAAGGCCATTGAGTTTGTGGAAGCTAAAGGCACAGAGGCTACCAAGTAA
- the pdcd11 gene encoding protein RRP5 homolog isoform X2 yields MASVEEDFPRGGTAKKPTQSKTVVQRTEADNLFQSNEQAEAKKRKTGAKDDSKKLKKQRAGEKTEAGLTLNAPVKSVEILHAKNVKEGMLMLGCVKEVTDFEVTVSLPSGLQGFFSIKNICDSYTKMLSEQLESADTEDICSLPHLFYPGMVLRCVVVKLDVAKGGSLSIQLSINPKVVNKSLTSATLKTGMVLSGCVESVEDHGYIVDIGISATKAFLPKEAVKFKHNSPEELKVGQYLTSQVEEVKNNGRVAQLSIDATTVAQACAEPQHGWTLTNLLPGLLVNATIKAVTKHGLLLDFLSSFNGLVDFLHMEPEQASSYTKGVQVKARVLYIEPYTRLVGMSLRSHLIHLETGIDLVPAGGERIGDVVKDCKMTAIHHMSGAMLELPDKMLAFVHRNHMKESNEPANENRVFAQPEHTCRILDFSLMEQIHFATLRKSVIAKPFYRYHDLHAGQIVEGTVSVLLSHGMVVRLSDHIKGFVPRTHLSDIVLQDPEKKYFEGMKVKCRVLSVDTENKKLYLTRKKTLIESSLPLFLTYSDTRPGRVSHGYIVSIKDFGCIVRFYNTVKGLVPLGELSSEPIISPEGVFYVGQVLKAKVLQCNPEKEKMVLSFKAVVDKEIEEAPKPQFDCEVGKRLDAKVLKKSLNGLELVILPDEIRAVLPTVHLSDHVSNCPLLWESLQEGDIISNLICLSKNKQNLTLTKKPTVRWSLEEGVVAKDFSEIAVGIQLVGWIKNIMSYGVFVEFPYGLVGLAPKSAMTDKFLSDTTNAFQVGQTVMAKVTNLDEEKRRFLVTLKTSEVLSLQRDAQTRLINGLQERRAVTEMLAMKGNRDLCQQLAALSVGQKLKLTVDAVKDTGAVFKSDDLVGATILANKHHIIGVKLTEGQKVGAVILHVDMLSACVNVSILSKLMGKKKSLAEGLKYTAMVQYIDKDFAVISLDDTAQLTVIQTSGHLNEVFLSESEKLKVGMTLSAEVIDSSCQELKGLPLVSWERSVPKRQRTNSENQAGRGGHCFGEVLRGTVRSVKPTCIQVALEDGSSGSVHVSEVVEPAEVRLGSFPTSSVKMGSAVTTRVIGGREASSHRFLPFSHPKFRYTISELTLIPSKLNESVDLKPVTAKEKLSNYKVGEEITCFVSKFNPDRKSLEVTTDPGVTGTVELLALTADPKDVSHPEKLYKLGQAVRAKVVEASFTPHRFVLSLTGVHKLEKGSITLGMVTNIQPQTGLLVKLPFGGTGTVAVTDIADAYRPNPLAVYSKDQFISCYLLDNENDKWQLSLRPSRLNPEKAKPTKDPEVPSINKLKAGQIVRGYVKSVGEQGVFIRLSRSIIGRAELQHATKYFVKTHKVISEHLPPNTLLTTKILSIDKKEQFVNLSLLSVDTGKPDVLPESLGLTLRLVGEKKKQEKKSKKRPPSESEEIPKKKKKESKKARADDNDSGVEVYFREEDKEDEGKPTGQVTPSASGPSRLQVTAGFSWDVGLSSLKPASAAQEEDSSDGEDQEGSTKPQKKSRHELEQEKKEAEKALVHREAELMDPNLRPQDAAAFERLLLASPNSSLLWLQYMAHHLQATQIEQARAVAERALKTISFREEQEKLNVWVALLNLENMYGTEESLKKVSERAVQFCEPMLVYQKLADIYAKSNKIKEAENLYKMMVKRFRQNKEVWLSYGTFLLQQGQSDAASGLLQRALKSLPTKESVDVIAKFAQLEFRYGDVERGRNMFDKVLTSYPKRTDLWSVFIDLMVKHGSQKEIRALFDRVIHLSVSVKKIKFFFKRYLEYEKKHGTPQSIQAVKEKAIEFVEAKGTEATK; encoded by the exons ATGGCATCGGTGGAGGAGGACTTCCCTCGAGGAGGGACAGCAAAAAAGCCAACCCAGAGTAAAACAGTGGTCCAGCGAACAGAAGCGGACAACCTGTTTCAG TCAAACGAGCAAGCTGAAGCTAAGAAAAGAAAGACGGGAGCCAAAGATGACAGCAAAAAGCTCAAGAAGCAAAGGGCAGGTGAAAAAACGGAAGCTGGCCTGACACTTAACGCACCAGTCAAATCTGTGGAAATTCTACATGCTAAG AATGTGAAGGAGGGCATGTTGATGCTAGGGTGTGTGAAAGAGGTGACAGACTTTGAGGTGACGGTCAGCCTGCCTAGTGGCCTGCAAGGCTTCTTCAGCATCAAGAACATCTGCGATTCATACACCAAGATGCTCAGCGAGCAACTGGAGTCAGCTGACACAGAG GACATCTGctctttgcctcacctgttcTACCCCGGCATGGTGCTCAGGTGTGTGGTTGTCAAGTTGGATGTAGCCAAGGGGGGATCGCTTAGCATCCAGCTGTCAATCAACCCGAAAGTGGTCAACAAAAGTCTTACCTCAGCCACTCTGAAAACTGGCATG gtcTTGAGTGGGTGTGTGGAGAGTGTAGAGGATCATGGCTACATCGTTGACATTGGCATCAGTGCAACCAAAGCATTCCTGCCTAAGGAAGCTGTGAAATTCAAACACAACAGTCCTGAAG AGCTGAAAGTGGGTCAGTATTTGACTTCCCAAGTAGAGGAGGTAAAGAACAATGGTCGCGTGGCTCAGCTTTCCATAGACGCGACTACTGTCGCTCAGGCCTGTGCTGAACCCCAGCATGGCTGGACTCTCACCAACCTTCTGCCTGGCCTTCTTGTCAACGCTACCATCAAGGCG GTGACCAAACATGGCCTGCTCCTGGACTTCCTGTCCTCGTTTAATGGCCTGGTGGACTTTCTCCACATGGAGCCAGAACAGGCATCCAGCTACACTAAGGGGGTTCAG gTGAAAGCGCGTGTGCTGTACATTGAGCCATACACTCGTCTGGTGGGAATGAGCCTGCGCAGCCACCTCATTCATCTCGAGACTGGAATTGACCTCGTCCCTGCTGGCGGGGAACGGATTGGTGACGTGGTGAAGGACTGCAAGATGACTGCTATTCACCACATGTCCGGAGCAATGTTGGAACTTCCAGACAAAATGTTGGCCTTTGTACAT CGGAACCACATGAAGGAGTCTAATGAGCCAGCTAATGAAAACAGAGTGTTTGCCCAGCCTGAGCACACCTGCAGGATCCTGGACTTCAGCCTCATGGAACAAATCCATTTTGCTACTTTACGCAA GAGTGTGATTGCGAAACCATTTTACAGATACCACGATCTTCATGCCGGTCAGATTGTGGAG GGGACAGTGTCAGTCCTGCTGAGTCATGGGATGGTGGTGCGTCTGTCTGACCACATTAAAGGTTTCGTACCTCGAACCCATCTGTCTGACATCGTCCTCCAGGATCCAGAGAAAAAGTATTTTGAGGGCATGAAGGTCAAATGCCGG GTGCTGTCTGTGGACACAGAGAATAAGAAGCTGTACCTGACCAGAAAAAAGACTCTCATTGAAAGCTCCCTGCCGTTGTTCCTGACCTATAGCGACACTCGTCCTGGCCGCGTGTCCCACGGCTATATCGTGAGCATAAAAGACTTCGGCTGCATTGTTCGTTTCTACAACACTGTCAAGGGTCTGGTGCCGCTCGGCGAGCTCAGCTCGGAGCCCATCATCAGTCCTGAGGGGGTGTTCTATGTTGGGCAG GTGTTAAAGGCTAAAGTTCTTCAGTGCAATcctgaaaaggaaaagatggTGCTGTCATTTAAGGCAGTGGTGGATAAAGAAATCGAGGAGGCTCCAAAGCCTCAGTTTGACTGTGAGGTGGGGAAG AGGCTGGATGCAAAGGTGCTGAAAAAGTCACTCAACGGTTTGGAATTGGTCATCCTCCCGGATGAGATCCGTGCTGTACTTCCCACAGTCCACCTCTCTGATCACGTGTCCAACTGCCCTTTGTTGTGGGAGAGCCTGCAGGAAGGAGATATCATCTCAAACCTCATCTGTTTAAGCAAGAACAAGCAGAATCTT ACTCTCACCAAGAAACCAACAGTGAGATGGTCACTGGAGGAAGGAGTGGTTGCCAAAGATTTCTCTGAGATCGCAGTTGGAATTCAGCTGGTTGGCTGGATCAAAAACATCATGTCCTATGGCGTCTTTGTGGAGTTTCCATATGGTCTTGTTGGACTTGCACCCAAATCA GCCATGACAGACAAGTTCCTCAGCGACACGACAAATGCCTTCCAGGTGGGCCAGACAGTCATGGCTAAAGTGACCAACCTCGATGAGGAGAAGCGACGATTCCTGGTCACACTGAAGACTTCAGAGGTCCTGTCACTGCAGAGGGATGCTCAGACTAGACTCATTAACGGTCTGCAGGAGAGAAGAGCAGTGACTGAAATGCTGGCTATGAAAG GTAACAGGGATCTTTGCCAGCAGTTGGCTGCTCTGTCTGTTGGGCAGAAGCTGAAGCTGACTGTGGATGCTGTGAAGGACACTGGTGCTGTATTTAAGTCTGATGACTTGGTTGGTGCTACCATTCTGGCCAATAAGCACCACATCATAG GTGTTAAACTGACCGAAGGGCAGAAAGTTGGTGCAGTCATCCTTCATGTTGACATGCTCTCTGCCTGTGTCAATGTTTCCATCCTTTCCAAGCTGATGGGGAAGAAGAAGTCT ttgGCTGAAGGCTTGAAATACACAGCAATGGTGCAGTACATAGACAAAGACTTTGCTGTCATCTCACTGGATGACACggcacagctgactgtgatCCAAACTAGCGGTCACCTGAATGAGGTGTTCCTGTCTGAGTCAGAGAAGCTGAAGGTGGGCATGACTTTGTCGGCTGAAGTTATTGACTCCAGTTGTCAAGAGCTGAAAGGGCTCCCCTTGGTGTCGTGGGAGCGCAGCGTGCCAAAACGACAGCGCACGAACTCAGAAAACCAGGCTGGCAGGGGGGGTCACTGCTTTGGCGAAGTGCTGCGGGGCACGGTGCGGTCAGTAAAACCCACCTGCATTCAGGTTGCCTTAGAGGATGGAAGCTCAGGTAGCGTGCATGTGTCTGAAGTGGTGGAGCCCGCAGAAGTTCGCCTGGGATCTTTTCCCACGTCTTCAGTGAAAATGGGCAGTGCGGTCACCACCAGGGTCATCGGTGGACGGGAAGCCTCCAGTCACAG atttttgcCATTCTCCCATCCCAAATTCAGATACACCATTTCTGAGCTTACTCTGATACCCAG cAAACTGAATGAGAGTGTAGATCTCAAACCAGttacagcaaaagaaaaactgagcaACTACAAGGTTGGGGAGGAAATTACATGCTTTGTATCAAAG TTTAACCCGGACAGAAAGTCTTTGGAAGTCACGACTGATCCTGGTGTCACTGGAACAGTTGAACTGCTGGCACTGACCGCTGATCCTAAA GATGTCAGCCACCCAGAGAAACTGTACAAGCTAGGCCAAGCAGTCCGTGCCAAAGTGGTAGAAGCAAGCTTCACTCCTCATCGCTTTGTGCTGTCACTCACAG GTGTCCATAAACTGGAGAAAGGTAGCATTACTTTGGGGATGGTAACAAATATTCAGCCACAAACTGGCCTCCTGGTCAAACTTCCCTTTGGGGGCACGGGGACTGTTGCTGTCACAGACATTGCTGATGCCTACAGGCCAAACCCACTGGCTGTTTACAGCAAGGACCAGTTTATCAG CTGTTACCTTCTTGATAATGAAAATGACAAGTGGCAGCTATCTCTGCGACCATCAAG GCTGAACCCAGAGAAGGCCAAGCCAACAAAAGACCCAGAAGTGCCGTCTATTAACAAACTCAAGGCAGGCCAGATCGTCAGAGGCTACGTCAAGTCTGTCGGAGAGCAGGGGGTCTTCATCAG GTTGTCAAGAAGCATCATCGGACGAGCTGAGCTCCAGCACGCCACCAAATACTTTGTTAAAACTCACAAGGTCATCTCTGAGCACTTGCCTCCCAACACCCTGCTCACCACAAAAATTCTCAG TATTGACAAAAAGGAGCAGTTTGTCAACCTCTCGCTGCTCTCTGTGGACACCGGGAAACCAGACGTCCTTCCGGAATCTCTTGGTCTGACGCTGCGTCTCgttggagagaagaagaaacaagaGAAGAAGAGCAAGAAGCGCCCACCGTCTGAGAGCGAGGAG AtcccaaagaaaaagaagaaagaatcaAAGAAGGCAAGAGCTGATGATAACGATAGTGGAGTGGAGGTGTACTTCAGAGAAGAGGATAAGGAAGATGAGGGAAAACCTACAGGA CAGGTGACACCCAGTGCATCAGGTCCATCCAGGCTGCAGGTGACAGCAGGTTTCTCTTGGGATGTGGGTCTTAGCTCCCTGAAGCCTGCCTCTGCAGCACAAGAGGAGGACTCGAGTGATGGAGAAGACCAAGAAGGAAGCACCAAG CCCCAGAAGAAGTCTCGTCATGAGCTTGAGCAGGAGAAAAAGGAAGCAGAGAAGGCTTTGGTACACAGAGAGGCTGAACTGATGGATCCAAACCTGCGGCCGCAGGATGCGGCTGCCTTTGAGCGTTTGCTCCTGGCATCACCCAACAGCTCGCTGCTGTGGCTCCAGTACATGGCTCACCATCTGCAGGCCACACAGATCGAGCAGGCCCGTGCTGTGGCTGAGAGGGCCCTCAAAACTATCTCCTTCAG ggaggagcaggagaagcTGAATGTGTGGGTGGCCCTGCTGAACCTGGAGAATATGTACGGCACAGAAGAGAGCCTCAAGAAAGTGTCTGAGCGGGCAGTGCAGTTCTGTGAGCCCATGCTCGTATACCAGAAGCTGGCTGACATCTACGCCAAGTCCAACAAAATCAAG GAGGCAGAGAACCTGTATAAGATGATGGTGAAACGCTTCCGTCAGAATAAAGAAGTGTGGTTAAGCTATGGGACTTTCCTGCTTCAGCAGGGTCAGAGTGATGCTGCCAGTGGTCTCCTGCAGAGGGCGCTGAAGAGTCTACCTACCAAAGAAA GTGTGGATGTGATCGCCAAGTTTGCTCAGCTGGAATTCCGTTACGGTGATGTAGAGAGAGGTCGCAACATGTTTGACAAAGTCCTGACGTCCTACCCAAAACGTACTGACCTATGGTCTGTTTTCATCGACCTCATGGTCAAACATGGATCCCAGAAAGAAATCAG GGCGCTCTTTGATCGAGTGATCCACCTGAGTGTTTCTGTGAAGAAGATCAAATTCTTCTTCAAGCGCTACCTGGAATACGAGAAGAAGCACGGCACCCCTCAGAGCATCCAAGCAGTCAAAGAAAAGGCCATTGAGTTTGTGGAAGCTAAAGGCACAGAGGCTACCAAGTAA